ATTCTTTCAAACTCCCCCACGCTGGGGATTGACGAAACGTTGCTGAGGAAACCTGCTTCCGTGGAAGTCCCATTTCCTACTGCCAAATTAAAAGATTTGGAACGCTTGCGTATTGAGCAAGCCCTGGAAACCTGTGAATGGCAAATTGATGGACCGTTAGGGGCTGCGAAACATTTGGGTCTGCATCCCAGCACCTTGAGAAGTCGGTTGAAAAAACTGAATATTCCACGAAAAATTTCAAAGTCCAGGAAAGCCTAATCCTAGAGTGTGCGAGAGAGGCGAATCACGGAGCGTGTATGCCTCAGTGGCGGACCGCAAAGGGGAGCGGTAATCCTCTGTGCTTCTTCTTGGAAGATTCTTGTGATTCCGGTCCTTCCTCGTCATGGGGGAAGACCGGTCTCCGAAAGCCTTGGGAGAGCATTCGATGAACCGGGTGAAGGATTCGGACGTTCCCGGCCAGGATGGCAGTCTGAAGTCTGATCATCCAGGACAGCATGTCGGCATCCTTTTTTATGTCGATGATGATGCGTTTGTACGCTCGAGTGTAGCCAGGCGGCTGATCCGGCGGGGGTATCTGGTTCGAGAGTTTGACTCAGGAGAAGCGGTGGTCGCCTGCCTCCAGGATCAAGCCGCTCGGCCTGATGTCATTCTCTTAGATTATAACATGCCGGGGATGGATGGGTTGGAGACCTTCCAGGAAATCCGTCACCTTTCCAGTCACACGCCGGTTATCTTGTTCACGGCATATTCCGGCGCATTCAATGTCGAAGAGGTGAAACGACAGGGTCTTTTCGATGTGCTCACCAAGAATGTGGAATTAGACAACATAATTCAAGTGATACAATTGGCCATTGCTCAGAAAAAAGAGCATCCTTCTCCATAGACTTCAAGACGGCTCCCTCCCCCCAACGAAGACGAACTGGTTGCTAACCGACCCGGTGCTTGGGCAGAAGCCCAGGTATTTTTTTGTCATGACCAGGGAAATTCCCGAGAATTGATGTTTCGTGAAACGAATGGGTCGAGGAGAAACGTCTCCTGGCTCGATACTCTCGCTGAACGAGATTGAATTGAAGTACCATATGCCAGCGCATCTCAATCAGGGGGCGACTCATTTTGAACAGGGAGACATCATGATGAAACGAAATTTCATGAATGGCAGGAGGACCCTGATAGGCCTCCTGGCGTTTTGGGGACTGATGGGCTGCGCCTCAGTGGATACCGGGCTCCTCGTGAAAGATGAGAATATTGACGTCGATTGCGCTGTTGGAGATGTGACGGCCCATGAGGCTGTTGTGTGGATGAAAACCAGGGAGGCCCAGTCGTTGGTGATCCAGTATACAGCGGATTCCACTTGGACTGCCTACCTGGAAACGGCAGTCCTGCAGACCAGTGCGACCAGAGATTTCACGGCCCATGCGGTGTTAACAAACTTGCAGCCGGCTACTCGGTACTCGTATCGAGGCACGATCCAGGGAGGTCCTCCAGTCGGGCCATGCCAATTTGTCACAGCGCCTCTTCCAGAAGAAGCCGTTCCGGTCACGTTTGTCATTGGAGGGGACACTCGGCATGGGTATCATCCCTATAAGATGATGCAGACGTTGCAGGAAGAGAAGCCCGATTTTTTTGTCTTTCTCGGGGATACTATCTATTCGGATAAAGAAAAGCCGGCTCACGAGTTGGCGGAATATTGGGCCAAATATAGAGAAAATCGTGATGGCTTTGTGAAACGATTGCTGGCCAATATCCCGGTGTACGTCATGTGGGACGATCATGAGGTGGATAGCGACTTTATCTCGACGCATCCGCGTTTGCCGATTGGGCGCCAGGCCTTTTTTGATTATTGGCCGATTCGCGTGAATGCCCGAGAGCCGGGTCGGCTCTATCGATCATTTCAATGGGGGAAGGGAGTCGAATTCTTTTTGTTGGACACCCGGCAATACCGGAATCCGTCCACGCAAACGATGTTGGGTGAGGCGCAAAAACAATGGTTGTTGCATCAGCTGAAGGCCTCTCAAGCGACGACCAAATTTATTGTATCTTCCGTTCCCTTTTCCGATCCACGCAAAGATAAATGGGGAGAATACCCTCATGAACGTGACGAGATTCTTCAGTTTATTCGAGACCAGGCCATTTCAGGTGTGTTCTTTCTTGCGGGAGATGTCCACCATGGGGCTGTCAGCCGCATGCCGGGTTTTGCCGATATGCAAGAAATGATTTTTGGCCCATTAGCCGCGCATATGAATTATAAAGTTTCGTCGAGTGAGCCACGGTTTGAATTTTTCTACCACCAAACTCCCAATTTTGGAAAAATAACCGTGCATCCTGATCCGGCCCATCCCACGGTTCACATCGAGTGGATTGATGCACATCATCAAGTCATTTACGACGTTCGAATAGAGAATAGTC
This DNA window, taken from Nitrospiraceae bacterium, encodes the following:
- a CDS encoding response regulator; translated protein: MNRVKDSDVPGQDGSLKSDHPGQHVGILFYVDDDAFVRSSVARRLIRRGYLVREFDSGEAVVACLQDQAARPDVILLDYNMPGMDGLETFQEIRHLSSHTPVILFTAYSGAFNVEEVKRQGLFDVLTKNVELDNIIQVIQLAIAQKKEHPSP
- a CDS encoding alkaline phosphatase D family protein; this encodes MMKRNFMNGRRTLIGLLAFWGLMGCASVDTGLLVKDENIDVDCAVGDVTAHEAVVWMKTREAQSLVIQYTADSTWTAYLETAVLQTSATRDFTAHAVLTNLQPATRYSYRGTIQGGPPVGPCQFVTAPLPEEAVPVTFVIGGDTRHGYHPYKMMQTLQEEKPDFFVFLGDTIYSDKEKPAHELAEYWAKYRENRDGFVKRLLANIPVYVMWDDHEVDSDFISTHPRLPIGRQAFFDYWPIRVNAREPGRLYRSFQWGKGVEFFLLDTRQYRNPSTQTMLGEAQKQWLLHQLKASQATTKFIVSSVPFSDPRKDKWGEYPHERDEILQFIRDQAISGVFFLAGDVHHGAVSRMPGFADMQEMIFGPLAAHMNYKVSSSEPRFEFFYHQTPNFGKITVHPDPAHPTVHIEWIDAHHQVIYDVRIENSPFPSQPQ